TGCGGAGGGCGTGCGTTAGCACGGTGCGAAGCGAAGCGTAGCACCGAAGCGTGAGCGTAGCCCGTAGCACGCCGACCTTGTGGGCAAAAGCCCACAAGGGCACGCCCAAAAAATTAAAAATTAGACGCTACTGCACAAAATAAAGAAAGACCCTATAACTCAATTTCTCAAAGCTCATTCTTTGGAAATAACTCTGCAATTAGTCATTTTTCTTGGTATTTTTGTAATATTGTGAACTTTCAATTAGTTTTGAAAGTTGTATATGGAAAGCGCATTAGAAAAAGCACAGCAGCTTTTTATTACACAGTGGGGCGAAATGGCAGGAAATTGGGGTATTAGCAAAACTATGGGACAAATCTATGCGTTACTTTTCTCTCATCCAACTTACATGGACACTGATGAGATTATGCAACGGCTAAATATCAGCCGAGGAAACGCAAACATGAATATCCGAAACTTGTTAGAATGGGGACTACTCAAAAAAGTGAACGTAGAAAACTCACGCAAAGAGTACTTTGAAGCAGAAAGAGACATGTTTGTGGTTTCTACTACTATCATCAAACAAAGACAAATCAGAGAACTTGAACCTATTAACAAATTACTGAACGAAGTTCTTCAAAAACTTCGCTACGATGAAGAAGGTAACATCCGTACACTTAACGCAGAGGAAAAAGAATATGAGAAGAAAATTTTAGAAATCCTTGACTTTTTAGAACTATTCAACTCTGTTTCTATGGCAATGCTGCCTTTGCTAAGTAAGAAAAAATTGGAAATTATTAATAAAATTCACAAAATCATTTTAAGTGCCAAATAGAATATGAGTACAGATATCCGCAGAAAGACTACAAGAATAATCAGAGATCTGCATGCAAGGGAATCTATGCGTTTAGGGTGGTATCGTTCTTTTATCCGAAAAGACGGGCAAACTTTACGAAAATTGAGAGAAAGAAAATCAAAACATCAAGCTTTTCTCAAAGATTTGCTGCGAAAAAGAAATTTAAAGCCTGCTTGGTATGCAAACCTATTCTACTATATAGGTAGTCTTTTAGGTTGGATAACGAGCATACTTCCTGAAAAATGGGCATTTAGAATAGAACGCACATTAGAATGGTGGATCTTGATGCGATATAAAAAATATCTTGAAAAACTCCGCCTATACGCAGATCTGCGCACTATGATAGAAGCAGTACAACTACAAAAAATTGGTCATAATGAACCTGCCCCTGATGTTTTAGATTGTTTGCAAAACTCTATTAAAGAAGAAGAGAAACTTTTACAGAATGCCATCCCAAAAACATAGTTTCAATTCTGCCTTATACTTTTAGGTGGTTGTAATCTTTTTGTAGTCAATAGCAGCAAAATATATTTGGGCGGCATAATAGATTAAAAGAAGATAAATTTTAATAAGTTTTGTGATTGATTGAAAACTTATGCTTATATTTGCATAAGTATCTAAGCTCAATTTAATGTTATGAGATTGTATCATTATTTTTTTGACTTCTCTGCTCTTGTTGTGTCATCGGCTATTCTCTCATACATAATTAACAACATTTTTGTTCGATACGGCATCAGTATAGCACAAGAAAAAACTACGCATACTCTAATACGATGGGGGTCAAGAAAAAAGCCTGCACTTGGCGGAATTTCCTTTGCTGTCGTACTTTTTTTCTCAACCATAGCCTGCTTAGTCCTGAATTACTACCAAAAGCCTGATTATGTTTTTACACAGCAATGGATAGGAATACTTATTGCTACAGCGCTAGGTTTTGCTATGGGCTTATATGATGACGCCTATCATTTGCGCCCTTTACCAAAGTTTTTAAGTCAGTTAGTCTGTGCAATCATTTTAATTGCTACGGGTTCTGTAGTAAAGGTAACTAACGTATTTTTATTAGATGCTTTTATCACAATTTTTTGGGTAGTAGGCATAATGAACTCTATTAACATGCTTGATAACATGGACGGCATCACGGGAAGCATATCTCTCATTGCAATAGCAGCTATGTTCATTCCTGTTTTTGAAATACAAGGCTTTAATACACAGACTTTTACTCTTATAGCTGTTATGGGTAGTTTAATAGGATTTTTGTACCTCAATTGGAATCCTTCAAAGTTGTACATGGGGGATAGTGGCAGTCAATTTTTAGGTGCGTTTTTATCAGGAATAGCCATTATGTATTTATGGCAACAAAATCACTTTCAGGGTAGCTACGGCTATATGGCTAATGTTATTCTACCTGCCATAGTATTTATTATACCTATTATTGATACTACCATAGTTACTTTCAAGCGAATCAGTAGAGGTTGCTCGCCGTTTGTAGGAGGTAAAGATCATATTACTCATCACTTTGTTTTTTATGCACTTACTGATAAAAGTACAGCTATCCTATTGGCGAGTATAGCTACTTGTTCTGCTATTTTATATAATGTAATTTTTTTCAACTTTGTATACTGGAAGTGGTATCTTTCCGTGTTTTTAGTAACTTATTTCTTTATCCTGCTAGGCACTATATTTTACTTCTATCAACAGGGAGAGCACAAAAAACGAATCATAGAAGAACAGAACGAAGCCGATAACAAAATTACATCTCATTGGAAAAAGAAAAGCCTACAAGGTCTACTTCGTAAAGTTAGGTAGTGTTAGAAAAAAATTTACCTGGCCAAAAAACTTTTATTTGAATGCATTCAATTTTATGGTTAATTTTGCTAAATGAAATTAAGAGGTATTTTGGCAATCACTGGGTTGATGTTTTTATTCGCAGTAATATCCTGTACTAAAAGTAGTAACAAAACTAAAAATCCACAAGATACTGCTAACAAAACTGCGGATACTATCAAAAAACAGCAAAGCGACATAAATGTAGATGAACTAGTTGCTAAAATTGACAAGAAAAGGGCAGAAATTGAGTCGCTCAATCTTAAACCTGTGGAGATCACTACTTCTAACCTTAGAGAAAAGATAAAACAAAAATGGAGCAAGATTCATTACTATGTACAGGAAGGCAGAGTAGTTAGAATAAAAACTTATGCCTATCCCAATATTTCAAAAAGAACCGAAGAATTTTATTTAGATGATTCTAATCTGATTCTTGCGGTTATAGAAGATGATGGGCAAGGTCCAAAGGGAAAGTCAAAAGAAAAGTTAGACAAAATGTACTACTATCATAACGGGAAGATGATCAAGGAGATTAAAA
The Bacteroidia bacterium genome window above contains:
- a CDS encoding undecaprenyl/decaprenyl-phosphate alpha-N-acetylglucosaminyl 1-phosphate transferase: MRLYHYFFDFSALVVSSAILSYIINNIFVRYGISIAQEKTTHTLIRWGSRKKPALGGISFAVVLFFSTIACLVLNYYQKPDYVFTQQWIGILIATALGFAMGLYDDAYHLRPLPKFLSQLVCAIILIATGSVVKVTNVFLLDAFITIFWVVGIMNSINMLDNMDGITGSISLIAIAAMFIPVFEIQGFNTQTFTLIAVMGSLIGFLYLNWNPSKLYMGDSGSQFLGAFLSGIAIMYLWQQNHFQGSYGYMANVILPAIVFIIPIIDTTIVTFKRISRGCSPFVGGKDHITHHFVFYALTDKSTAILLASIATCSAILYNVIFFNFVYWKWYLSVFLVTYFFILLGTIFYFYQQGEHKKRIIEEQNEADNKITSHWKKKSLQGLLRKVR
- a CDS encoding demethoxyubiquinone hydroxylase family protein; amino-acid sequence: MSTDIRRKTTRIIRDLHARESMRLGWYRSFIRKDGQTLRKLRERKSKHQAFLKDLLRKRNLKPAWYANLFYYIGSLLGWITSILPEKWAFRIERTLEWWILMRYKKYLEKLRLYADLRTMIEAVQLQKIGHNEPAPDVLDCLQNSIKEEEKLLQNAIPKT